A window from Calditrichota bacterium encodes these proteins:
- a CDS encoding T9SS type A sorting domain-containing protein, translated as MISKRVTRARGNGQARSNDPRPKLSKSAIFLTWAWLVLAAMGTARTACSQTAGTLLEAYFGVTLCLGAVPSQAGHTYPPTGLPFDLSSFVPKLCPPGLDMLIPTNDPSGSDWYGYWSSSSVSAHEDYWGQWPSGSEPYDVEAYYASVDQDNFYIAVVTSCPGPQVGGVHERRSGINVWVRPGDLTLDMGLNPLRTTGGDNWRYDFGVDIVHEVKPSPWEGSYSTIMHDNNVGSELYRTNNSDWYTSCDKYATTAHKEYTNFDPLAADFSGTLLGTSADGVQTAFYQYDLNHDGLLDEQDLECGHATYVVEAIIPRALLGADNPQPGDTVKVRWVEGCRNDGNSNRGVAFLVVVLDGSLGDRVWMDRNRNGIQEEGEEGIEGVVVYLLSESGQPLDSTSTNENGLYAFYNLLPGSYRLQFVLPRGYGFSRPNQGSDDELDSDVDPYTGLTEVVTLAEGENNFSLDAGACRCADFGDAPDPTYPTLLSSNGAYHTLGNVWMGATVDAEWDGQPVDGDSAGVKDEDGVEFLGSSPVTGGPYQLPYRPGWYGAVRITVSGTADAAYLHGWYDWNGDGDWNDEGERLFTGHPVSGAGVYTMEFAVPSSAKAGGSWSRFRIDDDNTSSQPTGGALNGEVEDYDPTAAPVEELQLLDFGDAPDTTYPSHWINNGAAHVIGDIWLGSGVSDELDTKQIDLDEYDDGINFLGYSADPSGPFINGGSFSPGDYAAIEWIASGDISEDNPAYLHMWIDWDRSGSWEHPDELVVDTTIISTGAGTAVFRAPEWLAGQPLGTTWLRARLDRAPVGTQTPTGLADNGEVEDYGDLLVDIELSSFQASGEIGKVVLSWQTESETENLGFHIYRAQEERGNYQRITRELIPGAGTSNEKRSYRFEDTDVQEGMTYYYRLADVDFRGAMRFHGPVSATVRSAPRSYELEQNYPNPFNPATTIGFTLPEQGHATVKVYNMLGQLVKTLVDGQLQPGRHTVTWDGTDDQGNAVPTGLYVYTLTVNGYRATRKMAFTK; from the coding sequence ATGATAAGCAAAAGAGTTACCAGAGCAAGGGGAAATGGGCAGGCTCGCTCGAACGACCCCCGCCCCAAGCTCAGCAAGAGCGCGATCTTCTTGACGTGGGCCTGGTTGGTCTTGGCGGCCATGGGTACTGCCAGGACAGCCTGCAGCCAGACGGCGGGCACCTTGTTAGAAGCCTACTTCGGCGTAACGCTGTGCTTGGGAGCCGTTCCATCGCAGGCGGGGCACACATATCCACCCACAGGGCTACCTTTCGATCTGTCCAGCTTTGTGCCGAAACTGTGCCCTCCGGGTTTGGATATGCTCATCCCGACCAACGACCCTTCAGGCAGCGACTGGTACGGTTACTGGAGCTCCAGCTCGGTTTCTGCCCACGAGGACTACTGGGGACAGTGGCCGTCGGGGTCCGAGCCTTACGACGTGGAGGCCTACTACGCCAGCGTCGATCAGGACAATTTCTATATCGCTGTGGTGACCTCCTGTCCAGGTCCTCAGGTGGGCGGTGTCCACGAGAGGCGGAGTGGCATCAATGTGTGGGTGAGACCGGGGGACCTTACGCTGGACATGGGGCTCAATCCGTTGCGCACCACCGGCGGCGATAACTGGCGCTACGACTTTGGCGTGGACATCGTCCACGAGGTGAAGCCAAGTCCGTGGGAGGGCTCATACTCGACCATCATGCACGACAACAATGTGGGTAGCGAGCTGTACCGTACCAACAACAGCGACTGGTACACCAGCTGTGATAAGTACGCTACCACCGCACACAAGGAGTACACGAATTTTGATCCCTTGGCAGCCGATTTCTCCGGCACCCTGCTGGGGACGTCCGCCGACGGTGTGCAGACAGCCTTTTACCAGTACGACCTGAACCACGACGGGCTATTGGATGAACAAGACCTGGAGTGTGGCCATGCGACCTACGTGGTTGAGGCGATTATCCCGCGGGCGCTGCTCGGTGCAGACAACCCGCAACCTGGCGACACGGTGAAGGTCCGCTGGGTGGAAGGATGCCGCAACGACGGCAACAGCAATCGGGGGGTTGCCTTCTTGGTGGTGGTTCTTGATGGCTCCTTGGGCGACAGGGTGTGGATGGACCGCAATCGCAATGGCATCCAGGAGGAAGGCGAAGAGGGCATCGAGGGAGTGGTGGTCTATCTGCTCTCGGAAAGCGGGCAACCTTTGGATTCCACCTCCACCAACGAGAACGGACTGTATGCGTTCTATAACCTCTTGCCGGGCAGCTACCGGCTGCAATTCGTCCTACCGCGCGGCTATGGGTTTTCGCGGCCAAACCAGGGGAGTGACGACGAACTGGACTCGGATGTAGACCCCTACACCGGCCTGACCGAAGTAGTGACGCTCGCCGAGGGCGAAAACAACTTCTCTTTGGACGCAGGCGCCTGCCGTTGCGCAGACTTTGGGGATGCGCCCGACCCAACTTACCCCACTTTGCTGAGCAGCAACGGGGCCTACCACACTTTGGGCAATGTCTGGATGGGGGCCACGGTCGATGCCGAATGGGATGGGCAGCCTGTAGACGGCGATTCCGCCGGGGTGAAGGACGAGGATGGAGTAGAGTTCCTCGGCTCCTCCCCGGTCACTGGCGGGCCTTATCAGCTTCCGTATCGGCCCGGGTGGTATGGGGCCGTCCGCATTACCGTCAGCGGCACGGCTGACGCTGCATACCTTCATGGGTGGTACGACTGGAATGGGGACGGTGACTGGAATGACGAAGGGGAAAGGCTGTTTACCGGGCACCCTGTCTCTGGTGCAGGGGTGTATACCATGGAGTTTGCCGTGCCAAGCAGCGCGAAGGCGGGCGGAAGCTGGTCACGCTTCCGTATTGACGACGACAACACCAGCAGCCAGCCCACCGGGGGCGCGCTGAACGGCGAGGTGGAGGACTATGACCCCACCGCTGCGCCGGTGGAGGAACTGCAGCTGTTAGACTTTGGTGATGCACCGGACACTACCTATCCCAGCCATTGGATCAACAATGGCGCGGCGCATGTGATCGGCGACATCTGGCTGGGCTCCGGGGTAAGCGACGAGCTGGACACCAAGCAGATCGACCTCGACGAGTATGACGATGGCATCAACTTCCTTGGCTACTCGGCGGACCCCAGCGGCCCCTTCATCAACGGCGGCAGCTTTTCGCCTGGCGATTATGCGGCCATCGAGTGGATCGCCAGCGGCGATATCTCTGAAGATAACCCTGCCTACCTGCACATGTGGATCGACTGGGATCGCAGCGGATCCTGGGAGCACCCTGATGAGCTGGTGGTGGACACGACCATTATCAGCACCGGGGCGGGCACAGCCGTGTTTCGCGCGCCAGAATGGCTCGCGGGCCAGCCATTGGGTACAACCTGGCTCCGCGCTCGGCTGGACCGCGCCCCGGTAGGAACGCAGACTCCGACCGGCTTGGCGGACAATGGCGAAGTGGAAGACTATGGCGACCTGCTTGTCGACATCGAACTGAGCAGTTTCCAGGCCTCAGGAGAAATTGGCAAGGTGGTCCTGAGCTGGCAGACGGAGAGCGAGACGGAGAACCTGGGCTTCCACATCTATCGCGCCCAGGAAGAGCGCGGCAACTACCAACGGATTACCAGGGAGTTGATTCCCGGTGCCGGGACCAGCAACGAGAAGCGCTCCTATAGGTTCGAGGACACGGACGTGCAAGAAGGCATGACCTACTACTATCGCCTGGCTGACGTGGACTTTCGTGGGGCCATGCGCTTCCACGGGCCTGTCTCCGCGACGGTGCGTTCGGCGCCCCGCAGCTATGAGTTGGAGCAGAACTATCCGAACCCGTTCAACCCGGCTACCACCATCGGCTTCACTCTGCCAGAACAGGGGCATGCGACAGTCAAGGTCTACAACATGCTCGGTCAACTGGTGAAGACCTTGGTAGACGGCCAGTTGCAGCCGGGGCGCCATACCGTCACGTGGGATGGGACGGACGACCAGGGCAATGCAGTGCCCACAGGCTTGTACGTCTATACCCTTACGGTGAACGGCTACCGGGCAACGCGCAAGATGGCCTTCACCAAGTGA
- a CDS encoding T9SS type A sorting domain-containing protein, giving the protein MCGRGVFCAVVGMLCLMLAGAQARAGTVDVSCVSGVQDELGNWLQGSAFDGYGDLIQIIYAGADELNNMPDENGNPTGDDVLIGTTFVGAGFPFNPHEGKFTTQLTHDLLVNGAVIYCRAWNDSSVATASHYGDSQLAVLVLEGDFGSVDFPTWSTQDAVVAVELIAFEATRVNGGVKLVWVTQSETDNRGFEVRRATAEQGPFVRITSQLIPGAGNSTERREYSYHDGKAAPDTAYYYMLADIDYAGRVRLHGPILAPVVAVPEKVSLAQNYPNPFNPATWIRFEVKEAGSVSLKIFNIKGQLVRTLVQGHLEVGRHEVRWDATDDLGNRVPSGIYVYTLEAEGVKLTQTMQLLK; this is encoded by the coding sequence ATGTGTGGAAGAGGAGTCTTCTGCGCAGTGGTTGGGATGCTGTGCCTGATGCTCGCAGGTGCCCAAGCAAGAGCTGGCACTGTGGACGTCAGCTGCGTCAGCGGGGTGCAGGACGAGCTCGGCAACTGGCTGCAGGGTTCAGCCTTTGACGGCTACGGCGACCTGATTCAGATTATCTACGCCGGCGCTGATGAGCTGAATAACATGCCAGATGAGAACGGCAACCCGACCGGAGATGATGTGCTCATCGGGACGACCTTCGTTGGGGCAGGATTCCCTTTCAATCCCCACGAAGGCAAATTCACCACGCAGCTCACCCACGATCTGCTGGTGAATGGGGCGGTCATCTACTGCCGCGCCTGGAACGATTCCAGCGTGGCAACGGCCAGTCACTACGGGGATTCGCAACTCGCCGTGTTGGTGCTGGAGGGCGACTTCGGCAGCGTCGACTTCCCCACCTGGTCGACCCAGGACGCAGTGGTGGCCGTGGAGCTAATCGCCTTCGAGGCGACCCGGGTCAATGGCGGCGTGAAGTTGGTCTGGGTGACGCAATCGGAGACGGATAACCGCGGCTTCGAAGTGCGGCGTGCCACTGCCGAACAGGGTCCGTTTGTCAGAATCACCAGCCAGCTGATCCCGGGCGCGGGCAACAGCACGGAGCGCCGCGAGTACAGCTACCACGACGGCAAGGCAGCTCCGGACACTGCCTACTACTACATGCTGGCGGACATCGACTATGCCGGTCGAGTGCGCCTGCACGGCCCCATTCTGGCGCCGGTGGTGGCAGTTCCCGAGAAGGTCTCTCTGGCACAAAACTATCCCAACCCGTTCAACCCCGCGACGTGGATCAGGTTTGAGGTCAAAGAGGCCGGAAGCGTGTCCCTCAAGATCTTCAATATCAAGGGGCAGTTGGTCCGCACCCTGGTGCAGGGGCACTTGGAGGTAGGCCGCCATGAAGTGCGGTGGGATGCCACCGATGACCTCGGCAATCGCGTGCCCAGCGGCATCTACGTCTACACTTTGGAAGCCGAGGGCGTGAAGCTCACCCAGACCATGCAGCTCTTGAAGTGA
- a CDS encoding S8 family serine peptidase, with amino-acid sequence MRLVREMPIPLTALVLLLVSTLSGYGGTGEEQLQRRGRLAHVEGRLCDLIELVGRGPQRVVEDWAYRHDIPVRDGRFIVIVESELNARSLEGALAPYGAELLGARQQVAKIAIPQAQLSRFASEAKWARTIRLPLRPLETVTSEGVALTNADGYHANGWNGSGVKVAVIDAGFGNLDQAIANGELPSGVHLDDFTGTGIGGTTHGTMVAEVVYDMAPGSELYLMKIADDLDLAAAVDSCIARGVRVINHSMCWPNAGPLDGTGPICAIVDTAFAHGIVWVNAAGNHARRHYRAQFTDSDGNGWHDFAVGASIDEFNNIGSVNVGASVGVYLSWNDWWYSDQDYDLFLYYYDAGSGSWVAYDSSTTRQSGSQWPVESISVLMDRSAQLAVRIRKTAADGSQELTLFTNYYDLEYRHESSSVLIPGDAARALTVGAVLASQWHTGPQIYYSSQGPTYDGRVKPDLMGPTSVSVFTGGGLFGGTSAAAPHVAGSAALLLDRFPEWIPSQVFARLEESVSHDYGDPGKDNVFGSGTVHNDDLVPVELASFQVTQVGSCARLTWETHSETENLGFEVYRAEDALGRRVKLTAELIPGAGTTNETNLYVFDDDGVEAGHAYWYWLADLDCRGRRTLHGPATITIKALPREYALAQNSPNPFNPVTHISFTLPVDGHVELRVYNMLGQLLRTLVDGQVHAGVHSVTWDGKDEVGTALPGGVYLCVLRANGFRATRKMVLTR; translated from the coding sequence ATGAGACTGGTAAGAGAAATGCCAATCCCTTTGACTGCCTTAGTTCTCCTTTTGGTCTCGACCCTCAGCGGATATGGCGGGACCGGAGAAGAGCAGCTCCAGCGCCGTGGCCGCCTGGCCCACGTGGAGGGACGACTCTGCGACCTCATCGAGCTGGTCGGCCGTGGTCCCCAGAGGGTGGTCGAGGATTGGGCCTATCGGCATGACATTCCCGTGCGCGATGGCCGGTTCATCGTGATCGTGGAGTCTGAGCTGAATGCGAGGAGCCTGGAGGGGGCCTTGGCCCCGTATGGCGCTGAGCTGTTGGGTGCCCGACAGCAAGTGGCGAAAATCGCCATTCCGCAGGCGCAGCTATCGCGCTTCGCCAGCGAGGCGAAGTGGGCAAGAACTATCAGGCTCCCATTGCGCCCGCTGGAGACGGTGACCAGCGAAGGGGTGGCGCTCACCAATGCCGACGGCTATCATGCCAATGGTTGGAATGGCTCCGGCGTGAAGGTGGCAGTGATCGATGCCGGCTTTGGCAATCTCGACCAGGCGATTGCCAATGGGGAGCTGCCCAGTGGGGTGCACCTGGATGACTTCACCGGTACCGGCATTGGGGGAACGACGCATGGCACCATGGTGGCCGAGGTGGTGTACGACATGGCGCCAGGAAGCGAGCTCTATCTGATGAAGATTGCCGATGACCTCGACCTTGCTGCGGCAGTGGACAGTTGCATTGCCAGAGGCGTGCGGGTGATCAACCACTCCATGTGCTGGCCCAATGCTGGCCCTCTCGACGGCACCGGACCGATTTGCGCCATTGTGGACACGGCCTTTGCTCATGGCATCGTGTGGGTGAACGCTGCAGGCAACCATGCGCGCCGGCACTATCGTGCGCAGTTCACCGACAGCGATGGCAATGGATGGCACGACTTTGCGGTGGGCGCCAGCATTGACGAGTTCAACAACATCGGCTCCGTCAATGTCGGGGCCTCAGTAGGCGTCTATCTCTCCTGGAACGATTGGTGGTACTCTGACCAAGACTATGACCTGTTCCTGTACTACTACGATGCGGGCAGCGGCTCGTGGGTGGCGTATGACTCTTCGACGACCAGGCAGAGCGGGAGCCAGTGGCCTGTGGAGAGTATATCGGTGCTCATGGATCGCTCCGCCCAACTGGCGGTGCGCATTCGCAAGACGGCTGCGGACGGCTCGCAGGAACTGACACTGTTCACGAATTACTACGACCTGGAGTACCGCCATGAATCGAGTAGCGTCCTCATCCCAGGGGATGCCGCGCGCGCCCTCACCGTCGGGGCGGTGCTTGCCAGCCAGTGGCACACTGGGCCGCAAATCTACTATAGCTCGCAGGGACCGACTTACGACGGCAGAGTGAAGCCTGACCTCATGGGCCCCACAAGCGTGTCGGTGTTCACAGGAGGCGGGTTGTTCGGCGGCACCTCGGCGGCGGCGCCCCACGTGGCGGGCTCGGCGGCCTTGTTGCTCGACCGCTTCCCAGAGTGGATTCCCTCTCAGGTCTTTGCCCGGCTGGAAGAATCGGTTTCCCATGACTACGGCGACCCCGGCAAAGACAACGTGTTCGGCTCCGGCACTGTGCACAACGACGACTTGGTACCGGTTGAGCTCGCCAGCTTTCAGGTTACCCAGGTGGGGTCATGTGCACGGCTGACCTGGGAGACCCATAGCGAGACAGAAAACCTCGGCTTCGAGGTCTACCGGGCAGAGGATGCGCTGGGGAGGCGCGTCAAGCTGACCGCGGAGCTCATTCCAGGAGCGGGCACCACCAACGAGACAAACCTCTACGTCTTCGACGACGACGGTGTGGAGGCTGGACATGCCTACTGGTACTGGCTGGCCGATCTGGACTGTCGAGGCAGACGCACGCTGCACGGGCCAGCGACAATTACCATCAAAGCCTTGCCGCGAGAGTATGCCCTGGCACAGAACAGCCCGAACCCGTTCAATCCTGTCACGCACATTTCGTTTACTCTGCCTGTGGACGGGCATGTGGAGCTGCGGGTGTACAATATGCTTGGCCAGCTTCTCAGGACCCTTGTGGATGGGCAGGTGCACGCGGGTGTGCACAGCGTAACGTGGGATGGCAAAGATGAGGTGGGCACGGCGCTCCCAGGGGGGGTCTATCTGTGCGTCTTGCGCGCCAATGGCTTTCGTGCCACGCGCAAGATGGTGCTGACCCGCTGA
- a CDS encoding T9SS type A sorting domain-containing protein, with translation MRRTAKKGTVVVCTVLLVGAAAGLGLLVRSDNAGAKELDGDDYMQVTLPPITGHVDMVAGGVGLITGAGTFQLVVPEGATIEAAYLYWGGQDSDSPPNHWGDPDVELQIDGGASATITGQLIGMTTAIAGRFRFSYRADVTAMITPGTHTVSLSGFDPGLLGSSGRAFGGGILVVYSKPDLPLATISIADGVDYFLFSKFHPTSQILRFGFSTAPVSRTTDLLLMVGGVEEDEATGLWYQVGGDAIPAGSIVDAPEAVDYDHSSSAVDGEDTDPFHSANGQEWDNFTMSVQLPAGSAWLALQIESQSDSPYGKRSASGIWVVCAIRLPLVGMGSIGDFVWNDANGDGVQDEGEQGIDGVTVILRKGTGGETEQVTWTVTGDNPATEEVEHGWYRFTGLMAGHYLVDVDDATLPVNFAGLPPILTTAGDPLVVDLAEGEDYADADFGYMENPVPVELTSFSAVWHNDEVHLRWSTASETENMGFDVYRAEGEDAPFVKINKTLIPGAGNASVLHTYTYVDRDVEFGKGYYYKLADVDYRGRIRLHGPISVASGPVPMIYELQQNYPNPFNPETTIRFQVKSEGRVWIGIYNAAGQLVRHLADEIMSAGSHSLVWNGKNDAGEPLSSGTYFCVMRVNGVELSKKVVLTR, from the coding sequence ATGAGGCGAACAGCAAAGAAAGGCACTGTGGTGGTCTGCACAGTGCTGCTGGTGGGGGCGGCAGCGGGCCTTGGCCTGCTGGTGCGCAGCGACAACGCGGGCGCCAAGGAGCTCGACGGCGACGACTATATGCAGGTGACGCTGCCGCCGATCACGGGCCACGTGGACATGGTGGCCGGGGGCGTGGGTCTGATCACCGGCGCCGGCACCTTCCAGTTGGTCGTGCCGGAGGGAGCAACTATCGAGGCCGCGTATCTCTACTGGGGCGGGCAGGACAGCGACTCTCCGCCGAACCATTGGGGTGACCCCGACGTTGAGCTGCAAATCGACGGTGGGGCGAGTGCCACGATCACTGGCCAGTTGATCGGCATGACGACAGCGATTGCCGGGCGCTTCCGGTTCAGCTACAGGGCGGACGTCACGGCCATGATTACCCCCGGCACGCACACCGTCAGCTTGTCAGGTTTTGACCCCGGACTGCTGGGCTCGTCTGGGAGGGCGTTCGGCGGCGGCATCCTGGTGGTCTACAGCAAGCCGGACCTGCCGCTTGCCACGATCTCCATCGCCGATGGAGTGGACTATTTCCTGTTCTCCAAGTTTCATCCCACGAGCCAAATCCTGCGGTTCGGCTTTAGCACCGCACCCGTGTCGCGCACTACGGACCTGCTCCTCATGGTCGGGGGAGTGGAGGAGGACGAGGCTACGGGTCTGTGGTATCAGGTAGGCGGCGACGCCATCCCGGCAGGGAGCATCGTGGACGCGCCAGAAGCCGTCGATTACGACCACTCCTCGAGCGCGGTAGACGGGGAGGACACCGATCCGTTCCATTCGGCCAATGGACAGGAGTGGGACAATTTCACGATGAGTGTCCAGCTCCCGGCGGGCAGTGCCTGGTTGGCGCTCCAGATCGAGTCCCAGTCGGACAGCCCCTATGGCAAACGTTCAGCCAGTGGCATTTGGGTCGTGTGCGCCATCCGCCTGCCCCTGGTTGGCATGGGCTCGATCGGCGACTTTGTCTGGAACGACGCGAACGGCGACGGCGTGCAGGATGAGGGCGAACAGGGGATTGATGGGGTCACCGTCATTCTGCGCAAAGGCACCGGAGGCGAGACGGAGCAGGTCACATGGACGGTCACTGGCGATAACCCCGCCACCGAAGAGGTGGAGCACGGTTGGTACCGTTTCACCGGGCTGATGGCAGGTCACTACCTGGTGGACGTGGATGACGCAACGCTCCCCGTGAACTTTGCCGGGCTACCGCCCATCCTGACCACCGCCGGCGACCCATTGGTGGTGGATCTGGCCGAGGGCGAGGACTATGCCGATGCCGACTTCGGCTACATGGAGAACCCGGTGCCCGTGGAACTCACGTCGTTCTCGGCAGTGTGGCACAACGACGAAGTGCATCTCCGCTGGAGCACGGCGTCGGAGACCGAGAACATGGGTTTTGACGTCTACCGCGCCGAAGGGGAGGACGCTCCCTTTGTCAAAATCAACAAGACGCTCATCCCCGGCGCAGGGAATGCGAGTGTGCTGCACACGTACACCTACGTGGACCGCGACGTCGAGTTCGGCAAGGGCTACTACTACAAGCTGGCCGACGTTGACTACCGCGGACGCATTCGCCTCCATGGGCCTATCTCAGTGGCCTCGGGTCCGGTGCCGATGATCTACGAACTCCAGCAGAACTACCCGAACCCCTTCAACCCGGAGACGACCATTCGTTTCCAGGTCAAGAGTGAGGGCAGGGTGTGGATCGGCATCTACAACGCGGCGGGGCAGCTGGTGCGGCACCTCGCGGATGAGATTATGAGCGCCGGTAGCCACTCCTTGGTGTGGAACGGCAAGAACGACGCAGGTGAGCCGCTCTCCAGCGGCACCTATTTCTGCGTCATGCGCGTCAACGGCGTGGAGCTGAGCAAGAAGGTTGTCCTCACCCGATAG